In Streptomyces sp. NBC_01717, one DNA window encodes the following:
- the pth gene encoding aminoacyl-tRNA hydrolase, with protein MSEATDPWLIVGLGNPGPDYAANRHNVGFMVADLLAERIGGRFKRAQKAQAQVVEGRIGSPGPANRRVILAKPMSYMNLSGGPVTALRDFYKVPTDHIVAIHDELDIDYGMLRLKLGGGDNGHNGLKSMTKSMGSDYHRIRFGIGRPPGRMQVADFVLKDFSSTERKELGFLVDRAADSVECLLAEGLERAQSAYNS; from the coding sequence ATGTCCGAAGCCACCGACCCCTGGCTCATCGTGGGCCTCGGTAATCCCGGTCCCGACTATGCGGCGAACCGGCACAATGTCGGCTTCATGGTCGCCGACCTTCTCGCGGAGCGGATCGGCGGGAGGTTCAAGCGGGCGCAGAAGGCCCAGGCACAGGTCGTCGAGGGCCGTATCGGCTCGCCCGGACCGGCGAACCGCCGCGTGATCCTGGCCAAGCCGATGTCGTACATGAATCTTTCCGGTGGCCCGGTCACGGCGCTGCGCGACTTCTACAAGGTGCCGACCGACCACATCGTGGCGATCCATGACGAGCTGGACATCGATTACGGGATGCTGCGGCTGAAGCTGGGCGGCGGCGACAACGGGCACAACGGGCTGAAGTCGATGACGAAGTCGATGGGCTCCGACTATCACCGGATCCGGTTCGGGATCGGCCGGCCGCCGGGCCGGATGCAGGTTGCGGACTTCGTTCTGAAGGACTTCTCGTCCACCGAGCGCAAGGAGCTCGGTTTTCTGGTGGACCGGGCGGCGGATTCGGTGGAGTGCCTGCTCGCGGAGGGGTTGGAGCGCGCGCAGAGCGCGTACAACTCGTGA
- a CDS encoding SUKH-4 family immunity protein has translation MVTFAQAQERAEEWVNGEVPAYQHREVRVREFELGFVVWAEDRAEGPVSDGGRQRLVIARDSGEATLWPALPVGEVIRRYEEEYGALDAAPAAPEPPQRIDLNQTSFLLSPPEWLQEAADKLGIPDQRAERSGDERPVSPSAPSSSSSPSSAAPEAVGGPGLPSGGTPWSGAGARPAYEPTAQDGVPAAAPSVPTGAAPWAGTDTNADSDDGAVALPATVFAPPLSGADDDGTPPPAVSAEAPTALMSGGSGLPRTAVAPGMNPQGPGAPGPGAPVPGVPGVPGSGDIADAATSKAVMPPRGARGGGSTTPPPPGAPGTPGVRPGAPVPPPSGPGTPGVPAGGYLPTQLVPQAGPPGVPQQPGPPAPPGPPGPPGSTPPPGGGFDHAATMLADPSGMGGPGAPRPPAPPGVPQQPGPPAPPGPPGSTPPPGGGVHQAETMFADPSGMAGPTAPRPPGAPGAPGTPGVPQQPGPPAPPGPPGSTPPPGGGVHHAATMLAGPGQAGPPAPQPPGAPGMPPGGAPGSVPPNPHTPPPPAYGYPQAPAGQPTVGPGYQAVLRFRAPDGSEQQLIRRSAPGTPHPEWQMLHELRAMNVPPQQVIELHTELESCELPGGYCARMIRETWPQVRITSVAPYGTDHASRQQGMQHLLTHQGELHQVADGPARPAPVRAPLPQMPPAMPIPPEVIAEELLQSFGPQGVLRFDQRAVSRQGVPEVVARTLVWAGLPADFGPFFWAQPGQPVVPTLAELAAQRQVQPAADAGAYLVMGSDFGRAICVQYGTANIVAVPVEAGPGGQPVPPQFVNTGLPEFTRSMALLGRMWRLRFGLNPEQAGRWTVDFQAQLVALDSAALASPESWWSVLLEQMWDGLI, from the coding sequence ATGGTGACCTTCGCGCAGGCGCAGGAGCGCGCGGAAGAGTGGGTCAACGGTGAGGTGCCCGCGTATCAGCATCGCGAGGTGCGGGTCCGCGAGTTCGAGCTGGGCTTCGTGGTGTGGGCCGAGGACCGTGCGGAGGGTCCGGTCTCGGACGGCGGCCGTCAGCGGCTGGTGATCGCCCGGGACAGCGGTGAGGCCACGCTGTGGCCCGCGCTGCCGGTGGGTGAGGTGATCCGGCGGTACGAGGAGGAGTACGGCGCACTCGACGCGGCCCCGGCCGCTCCCGAGCCGCCGCAGCGCATCGATCTGAACCAGACGTCGTTCCTGTTGAGCCCCCCGGAGTGGCTTCAGGAGGCGGCGGACAAGCTCGGGATTCCGGACCAGCGGGCGGAGCGGTCCGGGGACGAGCGTCCTGTCTCCCCCTCTGCTCCTTCCTCCTCCTCTTCTCCTTCTTCTGCTGCTCCCGAGGCCGTGGGCGGGCCCGGGCTGCCGTCCGGCGGGACGCCGTGGTCCGGCGCCGGTGCGCGGCCCGCGTACGAGCCCACCGCTCAGGACGGCGTTCCGGCCGCTGCGCCGAGTGTGCCGACGGGGGCCGCCCCGTGGGCCGGGACCGACACCAACGCGGACTCCGACGACGGGGCGGTCGCACTGCCGGCCACCGTGTTCGCGCCGCCGCTCTCGGGTGCCGATGACGACGGCACCCCGCCGCCGGCGGTGTCGGCGGAGGCGCCGACCGCGCTGATGTCCGGTGGCAGCGGGCTGCCGCGGACGGCGGTCGCTCCGGGAATGAACCCGCAGGGGCCGGGCGCGCCGGGCCCTGGAGCTCCGGTTCCGGGTGTTCCCGGTGTTCCGGGGAGTGGTGACATCGCGGACGCGGCCACCAGTAAGGCTGTGATGCCTCCGCGCGGTGCGCGCGGGGGTGGTTCGACGACTCCGCCGCCGCCCGGCGCACCCGGTACGCCGGGCGTCAGGCCGGGTGCGCCGGTACCGCCGCCCTCGGGCCCGGGTACGCCCGGCGTTCCGGCGGGCGGTTATCTGCCGACGCAGCTGGTCCCGCAGGCCGGACCGCCCGGTGTGCCGCAGCAGCCCGGTCCGCCCGCGCCTCCTGGTCCTCCCGGTCCTCCTGGTTCGACACCGCCGCCCGGTGGTGGCTTCGACCACGCCGCGACCATGCTGGCCGACCCGAGCGGCATGGGCGGCCCCGGCGCGCCTCGGCCGCCGGCCCCGCCCGGTGTGCCGCAGCAGCCCGGTCCGCCCGCGCCGCCCGGTCCTCCTGGTTCGACGCCGCCGCCCGGTGGCGGGGTGCATCAGGCCGAGACGATGTTCGCCGACCCGAGCGGCATGGCCGGCCCGACCGCGCCTCGGCCGCCCGGGGCGCCCGGCGCCCCTGGCACGCCTGGTGTGCCGCAGCAGCCCGGTCCGCCCGCGCCGCCCGGTCCTCCTGGTTCGACGCCGCCGCCCGGTGGCGGGGTGCACCATGCCGCCACGATGCTCGCGGGCCCCGGCCAGGCCGGTCCGCCCGCGCCGCAGCCGCCCGGAGCTCCCGGTATGCCGCCGGGTGGCGCGCCCGGTTCCGTACCGCCGAATCCGCACACCCCGCCGCCCCCGGCGTACGGCTATCCGCAGGCGCCGGCCGGTCAGCCGACCGTCGGCCCCGGCTACCAGGCGGTCCTGCGCTTCCGCGCGCCCGATGGCAGCGAGCAGCAGTTGATCCGCCGCTCGGCGCCCGGCACCCCGCACCCCGAGTGGCAGATGCTGCACGAGCTGCGGGCCATGAACGTGCCGCCGCAGCAGGTCATCGAGCTGCACACCGAGCTGGAGTCGTGCGAGCTGCCCGGTGGCTACTGTGCGCGCATGATCCGGGAGACCTGGCCGCAGGTGCGGATCACCAGCGTCGCCCCGTACGGCACCGATCACGCCAGCCGCCAGCAGGGCATGCAGCATCTGCTCACGCACCAGGGCGAGTTGCACCAGGTCGCGGACGGTCCGGCGCGTCCGGCTCCGGTACGGGCTCCGCTACCGCAGATGCCGCCCGCGATGCCGATCCCGCCGGAGGTCATCGCTGAGGAGCTGCTGCAGTCCTTCGGGCCGCAGGGCGTGCTCCGTTTCGACCAGCGCGCGGTGTCCCGGCAGGGGGTGCCCGAGGTCGTGGCGCGGACGCTGGTGTGGGCGGGGCTGCCCGCCGATTTCGGGCCGTTCTTCTGGGCGCAGCCGGGTCAGCCGGTGGTGCCGACGCTGGCTGAGCTGGCCGCGCAGCGGCAGGTGCAGCCGGCTGCCGACGCGGGGGCGTACCTCGTCATGGGGTCCGACTTCGGGCGGGCGATCTGTGTCCAGTACGGCACGGCGAACATCGTGGCCGTGCCGGTCGAGGCCGGTCCGGGCGGGCAGCCGGTGCCGCCGCAGTTCGTGAACACCGGGCTGCCGGAGTTCACCCGTTCGATGGCACTCCTGGGCCGGATGTGGCGGCTCCGCTTCGGCCTGAACCCGGAGCAGGCGGGCCGTTGGACAGTCGATTTCCAGGCGCAGCTGGTGGCGCTGGACTCGGCGGCGCTGGCGTCGCCGGAGAGCTGGTGGTCGGTGCTGCTCGAGCAGATGTGGGACGGGCTGATCTGA
- the glmU gene encoding bifunctional UDP-N-acetylglucosamine diphosphorylase/glucosamine-1-phosphate N-acetyltransferase GlmU — protein sequence MSVNSPAAVVVLAAGEGTRMKSKTPKVLHEISGRSLVGHVVTAARELTPEHLVVVVGHASEQVTAHLATVDSQVRTAYQALQGGTGHAVRVGLEELGGAVEGTVIVVCGDTPLLSGETLTALAATHTADGNAVTVLTAEVPDATGYGRIVRDAASGAVTEIVEHKDATDDQRAIREINSGVFAFDGRLLADALGKVRTDNSQGEEYLTDVLSILREAGHRVGASVAADHREILGINNRVQLAQARALMNQRLLERAMLAGVTVVDPVTTVIDATVTYEPDAIVHPGTQLLGTTHLAEDAEVGPNTRLTDTTVHAGARVDNSVADRAEIGPGSTVGPYAYLRPGTSLGAKAKAGTYVEMKNATIGEGTKVPHLSYVGDATIGDHTNIGAASVFVNYDGVAKHHTTIGSHCRTGSDNMFVAPVTIGDGVYTAAGSVITKDVPPGSLAVARGQQRNIAGWVARKRPGSAAAQAAQAAAQEADSES from the coding sequence GTGAGCGTCAACAGCCCGGCAGCCGTCGTCGTCCTCGCAGCGGGTGAAGGCACCCGCATGAAGTCGAAGACTCCCAAGGTTCTGCACGAGATCTCCGGGCGCTCGCTCGTCGGACATGTCGTCACCGCCGCCCGCGAGCTGACCCCCGAGCACCTCGTCGTGGTCGTGGGCCATGCGAGCGAGCAGGTCACCGCGCATCTCGCCACCGTCGACAGCCAGGTGCGGACCGCCTACCAGGCCCTCCAGGGCGGCACCGGCCACGCCGTGCGCGTCGGTCTCGAAGAGCTCGGCGGCGCCGTCGAGGGCACCGTGATCGTCGTCTGCGGCGACACCCCGCTGCTCTCCGGCGAGACGCTCACCGCGCTCGCCGCCACCCACACGGCCGACGGCAACGCCGTCACCGTGCTGACCGCCGAGGTCCCGGATGCCACGGGCTATGGCCGGATCGTCCGGGATGCTGCCAGCGGGGCGGTCACCGAGATCGTCGAGCACAAGGACGCCACCGACGACCAGCGCGCGATCCGTGAGATCAACTCCGGCGTCTTCGCGTTCGACGGGCGGCTGCTCGCGGACGCCCTCGGCAAGGTCCGTACGGACAACAGCCAGGGCGAGGAGTACCTCACCGATGTGCTGTCCATCCTGCGCGAGGCCGGGCACCGCGTCGGCGCCTCGGTCGCGGCCGACCACCGCGAGATCCTCGGGATCAACAACCGGGTGCAGCTCGCCCAGGCCCGAGCCCTGATGAACCAGCGGCTGCTGGAGCGGGCGATGCTGGCCGGCGTGACCGTCGTGGACCCGGTGACGACGGTGATCGACGCCACGGTGACGTACGAGCCGGACGCGATCGTGCACCCCGGTACGCAGCTGCTCGGCACCACGCACCTCGCCGAGGACGCCGAGGTCGGCCCGAACACCCGGCTGACGGACACCACCGTGCACGCGGGTGCGCGTGTCGACAACTCGGTCGCGGACCGGGCGGAGATCGGCCCGGGCTCGACGGTCGGTCCGTACGCGTATCTGCGCCCCGGCACCAGCCTCGGCGCGAAGGCCAAGGCCGGTACGTACGTGGAGATGAAGAACGCCACGATCGGCGAGGGCACGAAGGTGCCGCACCTGAGCTATGTCGGCGACGCGACGATCGGTGATCACACCAACATCGGTGCCGCCAGCGTCTTCGTGAACTACGACGGTGTGGCGAAGCACCACACGACGATCGGCTCACATTGCCGGACCGGTTCGGACAATATGTTTGTGGCACCCGTCACGATCGGGGACGGTGTGTACACCGCCGCCGGCTCGGTGATCACCAAGGATGTGCCGCCCGGTTCGCTGGCCGTCGCCCGCGGTCAGCAAAGGAATATCGCGGGTTGGGTGGCCCGTAAGCGTCCGGGCAGCGCTGCCGCACAGGCGGCTCAGGCCGCTGCACAGGAGGCCGACAGCGAAAGCTGA
- a CDS encoding YwqJ-related putative deaminase, with protein sequence MHTAQTVTSGDPRLSWSSTETSRTPRLLHRRDGILPAVAAALSVRGETLTCTAGKGDQPPVLHPLVQDFLDTLTSGQRERFTGRCPEAILLSRQLAATEADRSKRAQRKPLTSSEARRALKHSRLTARRIREDGDPMHGSYAPPCRSCTAMLAHFGVRPVDLTTTSAATTAEKG encoded by the coding sequence ATGCACACAGCACAAACAGTCACATCCGGGGATCCGCGCCTCAGCTGGAGCAGCACCGAGACCAGCCGCACACCTCGCCTGCTCCACCGCCGCGACGGCATCCTGCCGGCCGTGGCCGCAGCGCTGTCCGTCCGCGGCGAGACACTGACCTGCACAGCCGGCAAAGGCGACCAGCCACCCGTACTGCACCCGCTGGTACAGGACTTCCTCGACACCCTCACCAGCGGCCAGCGCGAACGCTTCACCGGCCGCTGCCCCGAAGCAATACTGCTCTCCCGTCAACTCGCCGCCACCGAGGCCGACCGATCCAAACGAGCCCAGCGCAAGCCGCTGACCAGCAGCGAGGCCCGGCGGGCACTGAAACACTCACGGCTCACCGCACGGCGGATCCGCGAGGACGGCGACCCCATGCACGGCAGTTACGCACCGCCCTGCCGCTCCTGCACGGCGATGCTCGCCCACTTCGGCGTACGCCCCGTCGACCTCACCACCACCAGCGCGGCGACCACCGCCGAGAAGGGCTGA
- a CDS encoding 50S ribosomal protein L25/general stress protein Ctc codes for MAEIKLATQPRTEFGKGAARRARRENQVPAVVYGHGAEPVHVTLPAHDLLLALRTANVLIGLEIEGKDTLVIPKAVQRNPLKGDIEHVDLLTVKRGEKVNVEIAVHVEGELAPGGNLLEYVQNTLLVEAEATHIPESVTVSIAGLDAGDSILAKDIPLPSGSVLAGDEDAVVLQVVSAQAEEPAAETAEAEGTEA; via the coding sequence ATGGCCGAGATCAAGCTCGCCACCCAGCCCCGTACCGAGTTCGGCAAGGGTGCCGCCCGTCGCGCCCGTCGTGAGAACCAGGTCCCCGCGGTCGTCTACGGCCACGGCGCCGAGCCGGTCCACGTCACGCTGCCGGCCCACGACCTGCTCCTTGCGCTCCGCACCGCCAACGTGCTGATCGGTCTGGAGATCGAGGGCAAGGACACGCTGGTCATCCCGAAGGCCGTGCAGCGCAACCCGCTCAAGGGCGACATCGAGCACGTCGACCTGCTGACGGTCAAGCGCGGCGAGAAGGTCAACGTCGAGATCGCCGTGCACGTCGAGGGCGAGCTGGCCCCGGGCGGCAACCTCCTCGAGTACGTGCAGAACACCCTGCTCGTCGAGGCCGAGGCCACCCACATCCCCGAGTCGGTCACGGTCTCCATCGCGGGCCTCGACGCCGGTGACTCCATCCTCGCCAAGGACATCCCGCTGCCCTCCGGCTCCGTGCTGGCCGGCGACGAGGACGCTGTCGTCCTGCAGGTCGTCTCCGCGCAGGCCGAGGAGCCGGCTGCCGAGACGGCCGAGGCCGAGGGCACCGAGGCCTGA
- a CDS encoding SUKH-3 domain-containing protein, with product MHDRTDDHPVPGLPGQADRTAPADRAAVPRFPVAVDAALRSAGWQPGRWDIRQAEEWADALRAHTSPAGHQHAVFPAAVEAWAEFGGLHITASAPGRQIAPASVRIDPLSGLHLARTLGDLGRALETEVSPLGEEDDGQAVLAIDTEGRVYSIDHTGDWYLGANVDQALAMLVGGIQPERLTSG from the coding sequence ATGCACGACCGAACCGACGACCACCCCGTTCCCGGCCTACCCGGACAGGCCGACCGAACGGCCCCCGCGGACCGCGCCGCCGTCCCCCGCTTCCCCGTCGCCGTCGACGCCGCCCTGCGCTCCGCGGGCTGGCAGCCGGGCCGCTGGGACATCCGGCAGGCGGAGGAATGGGCCGACGCACTGCGCGCCCACACCTCACCCGCCGGGCATCAGCACGCCGTCTTCCCCGCGGCCGTGGAGGCGTGGGCCGAATTCGGCGGACTGCACATCACCGCGTCCGCGCCGGGCCGGCAGATCGCACCGGCCTCGGTGCGCATCGACCCACTGAGCGGACTCCACCTGGCCCGCACACTCGGCGACCTGGGGCGGGCACTGGAGACCGAGGTCAGCCCGCTCGGCGAGGAAGACGACGGGCAGGCCGTCCTCGCGATCGACACCGAAGGACGGGTGTACAGCATCGACCACACCGGGGACTGGTACCTGGGCGCGAACGTCGACCAGGCACTGGCCATGCTCGTCGGGGGGATCCAGCCGGAGCGGCTGACGTCGGGCTGA
- a CDS encoding ribose-phosphate diphosphokinase has product MTGIKTTGEKKLMLFSGRAHPELAEEVAHQLGVGLVPTKAFDFANGEIYVRFQESARGADCFLIQSHTAPINKWIMEQLIMLDALKRASARSITVIVPFYGYARQDKKHRGREPISARLVADLMKTAGADRILTVDLHTDQIQGFFDGPVDHLFALPILADYVGAKVDRSKLTIVSPDAGRVRVADRWCDRLDAPLAIVHKRRDKDVANQVTVHEVVGNVKGRVCVLVDDMIDTGGTICAAADALFAHGAEDVIVTATHGVLSGPAADRLKNSKVSEFVFTDTLPTPGELELDKITVLSIAPTIARAVREVFEDGSVTSLFEEQ; this is encoded by the coding sequence GTGACCGGGATCAAGACGACCGGCGAGAAGAAGCTGATGCTCTTCTCCGGCCGCGCCCACCCCGAGCTGGCCGAGGAGGTTGCGCACCAACTGGGTGTCGGCCTCGTGCCGACGAAGGCCTTCGATTTCGCCAACGGTGAGATCTATGTCCGCTTCCAGGAGTCCGCCCGCGGCGCCGACTGCTTCCTGATCCAGAGCCACACGGCTCCGATCAACAAGTGGATCATGGAGCAGCTGATCATGCTGGACGCGCTGAAGCGCGCGTCGGCCCGTTCGATCACGGTGATCGTGCCGTTCTACGGTTACGCCCGTCAGGACAAGAAGCACCGTGGCCGCGAGCCGATCTCGGCCCGTCTGGTCGCCGACCTGATGAAGACGGCGGGTGCCGACCGCATCCTCACCGTCGACCTGCACACCGACCAGATCCAGGGCTTCTTCGACGGTCCGGTCGACCACCTCTTCGCGCTGCCGATCCTCGCCGACTACGTCGGTGCCAAGGTCGACCGGTCGAAGCTGACGATCGTCTCCCCGGACGCCGGCCGTGTGCGGGTCGCCGACCGTTGGTGCGACCGCTTGGACGCCCCGCTGGCGATCGTCCACAAGCGCCGTGACAAGGACGTCGCGAACCAGGTGACGGTCCATGAGGTCGTCGGTAACGTCAAGGGCCGGGTCTGTGTCCTGGTCGACGACATGATCGACACCGGTGGCACCATCTGTGCCGCCGCCGACGCGCTGTTCGCGCACGGCGCCGAGGACGTCATAGTGACGGCGACGCACGGTGTGCTGTCCGGCCCGGCTGCGGACCGGCTGAAGAACTCCAAGGTCAGCGAGTTCGTCTTCACGGACACGCTGCCGACCCCGGGTGAGCTGGAGCTCGACAAGATCACGGTGCTCTCGATCGCGCCGACGATCGCGCGCGCGGTGCGCGAGGTCTTCGAGGACGGTTCGGTGACGAGCCTCTTCGAGGAGCAGTAA
- a CDS encoding sensor histidine kinase codes for MTATGEHREGAGSTTRGYWWWERRRSVALDVVLALLSALECALEGVKFAGDAGLPVPLGVVFGLLAGSVLVVRRRWPIAVVLVSIATTPAEMGFLMGLVGLYTLAASDIPRRITAVLMGMSLVGTFIVTYVRLRQSVSVHAGNFGPGDWYVPVLSLFMSLGLTAPPVLFGLYIGARRRLMESLRERADSLERELSLLADRAEERAEWARTEERTRIAREMHDVVAHRVSLMVVHAAALQAVAPKDPAKAVRNAALVGDMGRQALTELREMLGVLRTGDPMTARVAKVPLAAVGQAAAAAAAAAAEDGPRLHEVEALVGQSRAAGMTVELSVDGEARPYAPEVEQTAYRVVQEALTNVHKHAAGAKTWVRLAHRGSEVAMQVENGPTDGVTADAGLPSGGNGLVGMRERVLGLGGVFVSGPTDAGGFRVSAVLPDQRAV; via the coding sequence ATGACCGCAACGGGGGAACACCGGGAAGGCGCGGGATCGACCACTCGCGGCTATTGGTGGTGGGAACGACGACGCAGTGTCGCGCTGGACGTGGTGCTGGCGCTCCTGTCCGCGCTGGAATGCGCGTTGGAAGGGGTGAAGTTCGCGGGGGACGCCGGGTTGCCGGTGCCGCTGGGGGTCGTCTTCGGGCTGCTGGCGGGCTCCGTGCTGGTGGTGCGGCGGCGCTGGCCGATCGCCGTGGTGCTGGTCTCGATCGCGACGACGCCCGCGGAGATGGGCTTCCTGATGGGCCTGGTCGGCCTCTACACGCTGGCCGCGTCCGACATTCCGCGCAGGATCACCGCGGTGCTGATGGGGATGTCCCTGGTCGGGACGTTCATCGTCACCTATGTGCGGCTGCGGCAGAGCGTCTCGGTGCACGCCGGGAACTTCGGTCCCGGCGACTGGTACGTGCCGGTGCTGTCCCTCTTCATGTCGCTGGGGCTGACGGCCCCACCCGTGCTGTTCGGCCTCTACATAGGGGCGCGGCGTCGGCTGATGGAGAGCTTGCGGGAGCGGGCGGACTCGCTGGAGCGGGAGCTGTCGCTGCTTGCCGACCGGGCGGAGGAGCGGGCCGAGTGGGCGCGTACGGAGGAGCGGACGCGGATCGCGCGGGAGATGCATGACGTGGTCGCGCACCGGGTCAGCCTGATGGTGGTGCATGCCGCGGCCCTGCAGGCCGTCGCTCCGAAGGATCCGGCGAAGGCGGTACGGAACGCGGCGCTGGTCGGTGACATGGGGCGGCAGGCGCTGACGGAGCTGCGGGAGATGCTGGGCGTGCTGCGCACGGGTGATCCGATGACGGCCCGGGTCGCGAAGGTGCCGCTGGCCGCGGTGGGCCAGGCGGCGGCCGCGGCTGCCGCGGCGGCCGCGGAGGACGGCCCTCGGCTGCATGAGGTGGAGGCGTTGGTCGGGCAGTCCCGGGCGGCCGGGATGACGGTGGAGTTGTCGGTGGACGGTGAGGCGCGTCCGTATGCCCCTGAGGTGGAACAGACGGCGTACCGGGTGGTGCAGGAAGCTCTGACGAATGTCCACAAGCATGCGGCGGGTGCGAAGACGTGGGTGCGGCTGGCGCACCGCGGTTCTGAGGTCGCGATGCAGGTGGAGAACGGTCCGACGGACGGGGTGACGGCGGACGCGGGGTTGCCGAGCGGTGGCAACGGTCTGGTGGGGATGCGGGAGCGGGTGCTGGGTCTGGGGGGTGTGTTCGTGTCGGGCCCGACGGATGCGGGGGGCTTCCGGGTTTCGGCGGTGCTGCCGGACCAGCGCGCCGTGTGA
- a CDS encoding SMI1/KNR4 family protein, whose amino-acid sequence MTTGRLGQQAAPPNAAYAGQVVHFPDPVRASRHPRGVRVDENGCPVFTPYARAAAEIAEPPQGFGVDELRLTDYVSANAALAATGHELWDTIPAVATPHGWTWHHVPGGRRMELVPVEVKALLRHHGGLATTAVDQNKRGTRPLQETRPAHFRLPKGAVAVGEQQILGVEEDLGYRLPGAYRSFLKAAGGSAPVGAALDAELGLLVDQPFFTVREEAGVNDLVYVNKCLRDHLTKDYLGVGFVQGGILAVKVRGDGVGSVWFCAYDDARDRDGWSVQERVDRLLLPCGADFDAFLQRLAGNPPELETVANLMVDGGFAYAVPVEG is encoded by the coding sequence ATGACGACAGGTCGGCTCGGGCAGCAAGCCGCGCCACCGAACGCGGCCTACGCCGGGCAGGTCGTGCACTTCCCGGATCCGGTCCGGGCGTCCCGCCACCCCAGGGGTGTGCGCGTGGACGAGAACGGCTGCCCGGTATTCACGCCGTACGCACGGGCCGCTGCCGAGATCGCGGAGCCTCCGCAGGGCTTCGGCGTCGATGAGCTGCGGCTCACCGACTATGTCTCGGCGAACGCGGCGTTGGCGGCGACCGGCCATGAGCTGTGGGACACGATTCCGGCGGTTGCCACTCCGCACGGCTGGACCTGGCACCACGTGCCGGGCGGCCGTCGGATGGAGCTCGTTCCGGTCGAGGTCAAGGCGCTGTTGAGGCACCACGGGGGTCTCGCCACCACTGCGGTCGACCAGAACAAGCGGGGCACGCGTCCGCTGCAGGAGACCCGGCCTGCGCATTTCCGGCTCCCGAAGGGGGCGGTGGCAGTCGGCGAGCAGCAGATCCTGGGTGTCGAGGAGGACCTCGGTTACCGGCTGCCGGGCGCGTACCGCTCGTTCCTGAAGGCGGCGGGCGGTTCGGCTCCGGTGGGTGCGGCGCTCGATGCGGAGCTGGGTCTCCTGGTCGACCAGCCGTTCTTCACGGTGCGCGAAGAGGCCGGCGTGAATGACCTGGTGTACGTCAACAAGTGCCTGCGGGACCATCTCACCAAGGACTATCTGGGTGTCGGTTTCGTCCAGGGCGGCATCCTCGCGGTGAAGGTACGGGGCGACGGTGTCGGCTCGGTCTGGTTCTGTGCGTACGACGATGCCAGGGACCGGGACGGCTGGAGTGTGCAGGAGCGCGTGGACCGGCTGTTGCTGCCGTGCGGTGCGGACTTCGACGCCTTCCTGCAACGGCTGGCGGGTAATCCTCCGGAGCTGGAGACCGTGGCAAACCTGATGGTGGACGGTGGCTTCGCGTACGCCGTCCCGGTGGAGGGGTGA